aggagaggagaggaggagaggaggagagaggagaggagagaggagaggagaggaggagagaggagaggaggagaggaggagccaGCAGTCAGCAGGTTTGCTGATTGGTCAGACTTACGAGTTGAGCACAGAGCAGTTGTAATAGATGAAGCTGGTGGTGATGAAGTGATGTCCGGTCTCTGTGGACCTCAGGCTGAGCTGGACCACTCGCTTctcacctgaaacacaacacagcacctCATGATGTCATGAAGACAGGTAcacctgcctgtgtgtgtgtgtgtgtgtgtgggtgtgtctcaCCGTaggactgtgtgtatgtgggcaGCTCTCTCAGTGACGGTGACAGACACATCACCTGACCTCTGTCCGTCACCTCTCCAGGTGTCTCACTCAGCTCCTCGAACACACAGGACACGCCCCCTGACAGCGCCGGGACGTTCTGCACTCGAATGGTCAActacggagagagagaggggacacCTGAgacgatgacatcatcatcagacaatcagacaggtgTGGCTCGCAGGCCATCTGATTGGTCGCTGACAAAATATTACCTTGAATaaatttttgttgtattttcaggtgatgtcacttcctg
The Larimichthys crocea isolate SSNF unplaced genomic scaffold, L_crocea_2.0 scaffold12008, whole genome shotgun sequence genome window above contains:
- the LOC113744699 gene encoding plexin A3-like; translation: CSRQEACDKWEEPQHFNTRLDQCVDISVTPSNMSVTSPATQLTIRVQNVPALSGGVSCVFEELSETPGEVTDRGQVMCLSPSLRELPTYTQSYGEKRVVQLSLRSTETGHHFITTSFIYYNCSVLNS